The genome window TTTCTAGATCCGTTATTTCCATAAAATAAAGTATTAAAAAGTGACAAACTTTGTACCTCATGTTTCTAGTTCTGCAATACGTTTACTTGTCCTCAAGATGGCGCCTCCAACCAAAAGGtgcatttttatttcatttatttttttgcaatttgccaagaaaataaaaataaaaacagaaccaAATGTTCTGTCTTTCTTAGATTACTCGTTAGTTTGAGTGGAGAATGAGACCAAGTAATATAAGCCCCTTGCCCAAATCATACGGTACAAAAGGACAATTATTTACGATCAAACGGTGTCAGCCTTGAACTTCGCTACCGGCGGTCCTACCGCTCACAGTGTGGGTGTGGTTTAATATGACAATACCTCGACTGTCTGTCAGTTCCCACAGTTATCAGACCTCAGGTTTCTGCTGGGAAGAAACAGCCATAGGTAAgattaatgtaaccggttattttcttgaccggtgcgggattcgatacgagatgtactgcaccccaaggcgacatcactaaccgctcggctaaagggtcagacccgttagctagggggctaacggctcttattagtagtttacattaacaTCAGCCTGCCTAGTTTTCTTGTAAATGTTAACATTAGCCTTCAGGTTATCTCCTGAAGTTATGTCAAGTGAGGAAACACATCTTGCAATGAAGTTCACCTGAGCACACTAGTGtttttactttttattattaCGCCTTTCCTCTGCTGATCACAGACGACCTTGCTACAGCTAGGTTCTCTCTCGGGAAATGTCGGCTCGTCCTTTTTATTTGAATCATCACATCTCGAAACTCCCGTCCCCCAGACTACCGACCCTAGTTTCGTTCTGGTTGTTTTTAAGACGTAAGTGTCAAGACTCATTTGTCGTCTTGCTATCTAGCAATATGGGGGCATTGCTGGCGGGGGGCATTTTAGTAGAAACTAGCACGCTCATTATTGATTAATTTGCTCTGTACCCTTTGTCAGGGATAAAATGTTGCCTTTGATCCGGAACATCTGCGTTAAGATCATAGTCTGGGTCATCCTTGATGCCAGTCCTATTAACACAGGTAAACACACATTTACCTTGCTGACTGACTTTGATGAGAAATGAATAGTAACGACGCCCCCTCTTCAATGTATTGAGTTGGAGTGTATACGTCGTCTATTATTCATGACCAGTAGACAGTTTTatcacatcaaagaaggttgaatcagttcatctggatacagcgtttattgacagatacgtttcatcactccactAAGTGGCATCGTCAGTCtggtgaactggttcaaccttctttgactttcttacccggattattgattATGCATCGACGGTTTGATcatacttttttcttgttttgtgccTGAAAACAAACATTATCAGCAAATTtgaaatgataaataaaaatacacatcATTTGCTCTTACGAGTGTATCTCTGAGATTTTCACCTGTATTTCTTTTGTCTCTCTTACGCAAAATCCCACAGAGTTCAACCTTATCGTCCCGTCTCATACTGTAATTGGCTTGGCGGGCCATGACGTCATTCTGCCGTGCGTCCTCTCTTCTCACGCAAGTGCTGTTTCTATGAGCGTCAGGTGGTTCAGGCATGGCGAGTTTCTTGACTACCTTTATCTGTATGAATCCAAAAAGATTTCAGCGAGAAAAGGCAGCGAACACCGGGTGAGTTTGCTTACCCAGCAGCTGGAAAGAGGCAATGTGTCTTTGCTGCTGAAGGACTTAAGGATGGCCGATGCGGGACGTTACCTCTGCCATGtctctgagcaggaggaggctcgGGAGGAGCCCATTGATCTCGAAATCATACGTAAGTGGCCTTTGAACCTACCCACTGTGTCTAGGTGTGTACTATGAAGTCTCTAGAGGGAGCATTATGAACGAAGGTAGATCATGAAAACTAACTTTAAACAGGATGAGTTATTTATCTTTTCATTGGCTAATTTTTTTCTTATTCTGTGTTGATCGAAAACAGAGCATGGCAGTGTTCCCAGGATCTCTCTggtcaggcaccacaaatcatcCGTTCAATTTAGCTGCAGGTCCCATTCCTGGTATCCACAACCCCATATGATTTGGATAGACCACAGAGGACAGGAGTTGATGTCAGCAACAATCGAACGAACCAGCTCTTCAAAACCCGAGCTATTGCACTCCGTTACCAGCACAGTGAATGTAGAAGGCGGCCAGTGGGAGGAAATCTTTTGCGTGGTGACATCACAGGACAGGGAGTACAAGTTGGAGTCCACGATACAAATTGCTGGTGAAGCCGTATGCTTTAAAACATTGGTTTTCAGACCAAATATACTTATAGATTCTCATTCATGATCAcattcactcatctaagtgacttctccattgaagaggtcacttacatgagtgatgaaacatttctctcaataaacgttgtgtccagatgaaccgattaaacgttctgtgatttccttacctgaattattgagcatttaTAAAACTATAATTATACTTTTTTTTACTCTTTCCTAAATCATATAACTGGCTTGTCTTAAAATATGTCAATTATTGCATCCTCCTAAAAAACATCTTCCATCAGTCCTGATTCAATTTTAGCAAGTATGTGGTGACAGTAGGTGTCACAGTTAAGTGTCTGATTTCGGATCAAAAGTATTCACTTGGTTTTTGTAACTGTCATCTCACTAAATCCAATGTACGCAATCTAGATACATAAATCATAATCTAATCTATGTTTACCACCTatagaaaaaaaaggttttgggtTGATGCACCTTCCACCACAGATGCTATTGAAAGTAGGTTTTGATTGCAATTGTTGtgttctgacctttgacctctactGATTCTCTCTCATAACAGAGGAGTACTACAAAGAAAGTGCTTTTGAGCGGGCCTACGTTTCTGTTTTTGCAATCTCTATTTTCCTTGGGTTGACTTCCATAGCTGCATCTTTGCTCCACGTGAGGAGAGGTTGGTTTAAAATAAGTCTATGAATCCAGAAGTCAATTTGATTTCAGcacagagtcaagtcaagtcaattttatttgtaaagcccaatatcacatattacaaatttgcctcaaggggaagCTTTTACATGaattagtgtttgtttgtttgtttgtttgtttgtatgtgtgtgtgtgtgtgtgtgtgtgtgtgtgtgtgtgtgtgtgtgtgtgtgtgtgtgcgtgattgcgtgcgtgcgtgtgcatgtgtgtgtgtgtgtttagatgcAGAGAGGAAACAGCAGAAATTGTGTAAAATTAAATGCTACAAAAGATGTTTACTCAATTTCAACAATTTTCTAAAATTCATTGAGTTGTCAGATACCTTCTGGGTCTATGATTATCTAATATGAATACCCTTTTTATTCGATTTACAGCTAAAACGGAGAAGGAGGAGGActtggaaaaacaaaaaagaggtACGGAAGTGGGTTGAAATAAATTTGGAAAAACAAAGCCTTTAACCTACTATTCAGAAGTCATCAATGAGCCAATTTGATTTCAGCACAGAGGAAGCTTTTACACGAATTACAGTGTTTTTGTGGTTTGTttttgggttgttgtttttttttagaagcAGACAGGAAACAGCAGAAATTATGTAAAATTAAATGCTACAAAAGATGTTTACTCAATTTCAACAATTTTCTAAAATTCATTCAGTTGTCAGATACCTTCTGGGTCTATGATTATCTAATATGAATACCCTTTTTATTCGATTTACAGCTCAAACGGAGAAGGAGGAGGActtggaaaaacaaaaaagaggtACGGAAGTGAGTTGAAATAAATTTGGAAAAATAAAGCCTTTAACCTACTGTAGATAATTTTGTATTTTGTTTATTTCACAGAGATTCAGGAACACTTGATAGGTATGTAGCGGCGGTATCATACATAAATACAAATATGAGCTTTTGTAAATACCAAAGTGAGGGTAACTGTGCACAACACAGTTTATCGGAAACAGGAAGAACGGTTTGTCAAGGCCATTTTATAGATACTGGATGACTTTTACAataccattaaaaaaaaacaacaactctacAGCATTTAGCTGGAGCCACGTGGCCTGCTCCAAGATTGTAAGCATACATTGAGGTGAAGTTCTGGAGTAACTTCCTTCAGAAATCGAATGATCCATATTATATCTAGAAAATGACATATCTTAAGTGTTTTCGCGATTGTTTCTTTAGACTGAGTCTGTTTTTAGAGTGTATCAGCATAAACAGTGGATCAAccgcactttctctggatctcAACTTTGACACAGTCATCAAAATGCGAGACTATTATCACAGTACTGTCATTTGCATGAATGGGTGCTCTTTTCTTTTTTGACTCCCTATTCATTTCTTTCCCGCTTGTCCATAAAACAGAAATGACTGGAGAAGTCCCAGACACAGGTAAAAATGAAATGATTTCAGTGTTGTTGCCAACGTGATTTGTTTTCTGCATAAAAAGCAATAGATAATAATCAATGCTTTCTATTTTTTGTTTTCAGTTTGGATGTCAATGTATGATCATGCAGGTAACATTGCCCCCCATTCACTGAAGAATACAGTTTTGCTCGCTAGAATGAACACAATCTTTGAACAAATGAGTGAAagtaagaataaataaataaatagatgatTTGATGAACGAACGAATACTCTAGAGTAGTCATGTTTGTATTTCAACTGACAGAAAGGTGTCGTTAATCTGTTTTACAGACGATGTAATGCTTGATGCTGATACTGCACACGGCAGACTCAAGCTGTCGGAAGACAAAAAGTCCGTGTCATTTGGAGAACTAGATAGACAGAAAACCCAAACCGACAAGAGGTTTATACATAAGACTTGTGTCCTGGGAGAGGCTGGATATGACAGCGGTAGACATTACTGGGAGTTTAACCTGAGCAATAAGACCCAGTGGAGTATTGGGATCATCCAGGAGCCAACAAAGGAGCAGAGAaaggcaaaaaatgaacaaacctATCCTGAGAACGGCTGCTGGAGCATATGTTTCGATAAAGAACTGAAAACTGTTGAGAAAAATCCCAAAATTTTCCCCTCTGTGCTGAAACCTGATAAACTTGGCGTGTTTCTGGACTATGATAAAAGGACAATAGCATTTTTCAATGTAGAGAAAAAATACTATATCCATTGCGTCACAGCAAATTTTAAGGGGAAATTGTTTCCTTTAATAGGCCCTTTGAAAGGATGCGAGAAGAGTCTGAAAATCTCATCTGTAAAAAGAGGTCCACACAAAACAGAAAATGACACAGTGTCTTCAACAGCTGATTGAAATATTCCTGGCTAGTGGTATTTAATCATGTTATTTGATAAAATTACATGTTTAAAAGGAAGAAAGACAATTTTGTTTACATGCGGGTGTGTTAAGATTAATGAACAGTCAGGATTTTCCCATCCAtgtatgtgttgtttttttttttttactaataatTCTTTACATTATATGCATGCTGTGCTTTTACTTAACTTGTATTTGAGTTTCTTACGTTTCTGGACACTGTTGAATATATCTTTTTTGTTCCTATGTATGccattttgtcttgttttgtgttcGAAAAATATAAAAAATTTGGTATTGTATTTGACTTCATTTTGTACAGTCATAATAATGAtaaacaggcagcagtttgtaaagatgGGCGAACATAAATCGCCATGCATGGATATCat of Lampris incognitus isolate fLamInc1 chromosome 20, fLamInc1.hap2, whole genome shotgun sequence contains these proteins:
- the LOC130131007 gene encoding butyrophilin subfamily 1 member A1-like, translated to MLPLIRNICVKIIVWVILDASPINTEFNLIVPSHTVIGLAGHDVILPCVLSSHASAVSMSVRWFRHGEFLDYLYLYESKKISARKGSEHRVSLLTQQLERGNVSLLLKDLRMADAGRYLCHVSEQEEAREEPIDLEIIQHGSVPRISLVRHHKSSVQFSCRSHSWYPQPHMIWIDHRGQELMSATIERTSSSKPELLHSVTSTVNVEGGQWEEIFCVVTSQDREYKLESTIQIAEEYYKESAFERAYVSVFAISIFLGLTSIAASLLHVRRAKTEKEEDLEKQKRAQTEKEEDLEKQKRDDVMLDADTAHGRLKLSEDKKSVSFGELDRQKTQTDKRFIHKTCVLGEAGYDSGRHYWEFNLSNKTQWSIGIIQEPTKEQRKAKNEQTYPENGCWSICFDKELKTVEKNPKIFPSVLKPDKLGVFLDYDKRTIAFFNVEKKYYIHCVTANFKGKLFPLIGPLKGCEKSLKISSVKRGPHKTENDTVSSTAD